The proteins below come from a single Procambarus clarkii isolate CNS0578487 chromosome 26, FALCON_Pclarkii_2.0, whole genome shotgun sequence genomic window:
- the LOC123756825 gene encoding translation initiation factor IF-2, giving the protein MRQLVVIVVLAGTALALPQGARDNTFTKILSFESYQDGSNFGHELAQEDGTTSGQKFGPDGNLYGFYSYVQDDGNRVKVLWRAGQGIGYEVIGVEGLNQEGLGNLRAHGGSNPEPVAAPRPAAPRPVAPRPVARSRPVPVVPEVPAVPHVPAPVHVPAPVHAPAPVRAPAPALHAQGHFIPTPTPIIPSHAPAFHQEPTPSPHRFDYPAVLNLERTSSGFVSSLQAV; this is encoded by the exons ATGAGACAGCTT GTAGTGATTGTGGTGCTTGCCGGAACGGCCTTGGCTCTGCCTCAGGGCGCCCGGGATAACACCTTCACCAAGATTCTCTCATTCGAGTCGTACCAGGACGGCAGCAATTTCGGCCACGAACTCGCTCAGGAGGACGGAACGACCTCCGGTCAGAAGTTCGGCCCTGACGGAAACCTGTACGGATTCTATTCTTACGTTCAAGATGATGGCAATCGCGTCAAGGTGCTGTGGAGGGCAGGTCAAGGCATCGGCTACGAGGTCATCGGGGTAGAGGGCTTGAACCAGGAGGGTCTTGGTAATCTGAGGGCACACGGGGGATCCAATCCGGAACCTGTCGCAGCCCCTAGACCCGCTGCCCCTAGACCCGTAGCCCCTAGACCTGTAGCACGCTCCAGGCCTGTACCCGTTGTACCCGAGGTTCCAGCTGTACCCCACGTCCCCGCTCCAGTCCACGTCCCTGCTCCCGTCCATGCCCCTGCCCCCGTTAGAGCCCCAGCCCCTGCCCTGCATGCCCAGGGACACTTcatacccacacccaccccaattATACCCTCACATGCCCCAGCTTTCCACCAAGAGCCCACCCCATCGCCACACAGGTTCGACTACCCAGCCGTGCTTAACCTGGAAAGAACATCAAGCGGGTTCGTATCCTCCTTGCAAGCGGTGTGA